In one Streptomyces sp. T12 genomic region, the following are encoded:
- a CDS encoding alpha/beta fold hydrolase, whose product MKHFVASGEDRKLTADSRNALRGSFIELSDGVTHYELTGPEDGDVVLMAGGLTIPLFYWDGLVSELHARGLRTLTCSAYGRGYSDRVQARYDETLFTRQLAELTDRLGLTARPLHLVGTSMGALVSMTYAAQYRSSVSTLTIVGPAGLAKPRLASPHRLLRSDLLAGVVARRRGLQLLQGHLGHNVRDPELGAKLTEMVLDTLRFEGSLYAVFDTLQHLPFTGRDDLFRRTGALGIPTLLLWGDEDNVTPLVQFDTARALLKPQKHHVINKCGHMAPYERPRDVADQLVPFVSARTERLDS is encoded by the coding sequence ATGAAGCACTTCGTCGCCTCGGGCGAGGACCGCAAGCTCACCGCCGACTCGCGCAATGCGCTGCGCGGCAGTTTCATCGAGCTGTCCGACGGCGTCACCCACTACGAGTTGACGGGGCCCGAGGACGGGGATGTGGTCCTGATGGCGGGCGGTCTGACCATCCCGCTGTTCTACTGGGACGGCCTCGTCAGCGAGCTGCACGCCCGCGGGCTGCGCACTCTGACCTGCAGCGCCTACGGCCGCGGCTACTCCGACCGGGTACAGGCGCGATACGACGAGACACTGTTCACGCGGCAGTTGGCCGAGCTGACGGACCGGCTCGGCCTGACGGCGCGGCCCCTGCACCTGGTCGGCACCTCCATGGGCGCGCTGGTCAGCATGACGTACGCCGCCCAGTACCGCTCGTCGGTGTCCACTCTCACCATCGTTGGACCCGCCGGTCTCGCGAAACCGCGGTTGGCCTCCCCCCACCGGCTGCTGCGCAGCGATCTGCTGGCCGGAGTGGTCGCCCGCCGTCGCGGCCTTCAGCTGCTCCAGGGGCACCTCGGGCACAACGTCCGCGACCCCGAGCTCGGCGCGAAACTGACCGAGATGGTCCTCGACACCCTCCGCTTCGAGGGCTCGCTGTACGCGGTCTTCGACACCCTGCAGCACCTGCCTTTCACCGGCCGTGACGACCTCTTCCGGCGGACGGGGGCACTGGGCATTCCGACGCTGCTGCTGTGGGGCGACGAGGACAACGTCACGCCGCTGGTGCAGTTCGACACAGCACGCGCTCTGCTGAAGCCTCAGAAACATCACGTAATTAACAAATGCGGGCACATGGCCCCATACGAACGGCCTCGCGACGTCGCCGATCAGCTCGTCCCGTTCGTGTCCGCACGCACCGAAAGGCTCGACTCATGA
- a CDS encoding dihydrodipicolinate synthase family protein, protein MAPVDRNTNGVFAIAPTPFDEEGAIDFDSLSRLVDFYGDAGVTGLTLLGQMGEAPKLSHEEGVRIVQHVIKRTDLPIIVGVSAPGYAAMRALAVDVMSAGAGGVMIAPPNTLRTDDQIVSYYEGAAGAIGADVPFVIQDYPLSFSVVMSPAVIARIANAAPGCVMLKHEDWPGLEKISALRQLEADGAMPRLSILCGNGGLFLDFETERGADGAMTGYCVPELLVDVVRHTAAGDRDAAHDIFDAHLPLLRYEQQPGIGLAVRKYVMKRRGILASDTQRKPGAALSARARTEVDYLLSRLTRKDSRVALMA, encoded by the coding sequence ATGGCACCCGTGGACCGCAACACCAATGGTGTTTTCGCCATCGCACCAACGCCCTTCGACGAGGAAGGCGCAATCGATTTCGACTCACTCAGCCGACTCGTCGACTTCTACGGCGACGCCGGCGTCACCGGACTGACTCTCCTGGGCCAGATGGGCGAAGCACCCAAGCTGTCCCACGAGGAGGGCGTGCGCATCGTCCAGCACGTCATCAAGCGCACCGATCTGCCGATCATCGTGGGCGTCTCCGCACCCGGCTACGCCGCCATGCGGGCTCTCGCGGTCGACGTCATGTCAGCCGGTGCCGGCGGCGTCATGATCGCCCCGCCGAACACGCTGCGTACCGACGACCAGATCGTGAGCTACTACGAGGGAGCGGCGGGCGCCATCGGCGCGGACGTGCCGTTCGTGATCCAGGACTATCCGCTGTCGTTCTCCGTCGTCATGTCCCCTGCCGTCATCGCCCGCATCGCGAACGCCGCGCCAGGGTGCGTGATGCTCAAGCACGAGGACTGGCCGGGCTTGGAGAAGATCAGCGCACTCCGGCAACTCGAAGCCGACGGAGCGATGCCCCGCCTGTCGATCCTGTGCGGAAACGGCGGTCTCTTCCTGGACTTCGAGACCGAACGCGGAGCCGACGGAGCGATGACGGGCTACTGCGTGCCCGAACTCCTCGTCGACGTCGTACGCCACACCGCCGCCGGCGATCGTGATGCCGCCCATGACATCTTCGACGCCCACCTGCCCCTGCTGCGCTACGAACAGCAACCGGGCATCGGCCTGGCCGTGCGCAAGTACGTCATGAAGCGCCGCGGAATCCTGGCCTCCGACACCCAGCGCAAGCCCGGGGCCGCGCTGTCGGCGCGTGCCCGCACCGAGGTCGACTACTTGCTGTCCCGGCTCACCCGTAAGGACAGCAGGGTCGCACTCATGGCATGA
- a CDS encoding alpha/beta fold hydrolase, which produces MSTWSEPQPDSRFVEVDGLRIHYKRAGHGPALVLLHGSASSLQHFDRATDLLSDSFDVIRPDLPAFGLTGPRKNRDYRIPAYAATVAGFMEALGVPRYALAGNSLGGNIAWNVALDHPERLTGLVLVNATGYPEKTVPAGMRLTRNPLVRPLLRRVMPRGALERNLREAVGPHSQIADDAMVDRAYQLMSRPGNRSAFVDFCNTDQPDRSAQIPRITVPTLVLRSASIDGQHFTRDIPGAQELVHPHGGHLLPEEEPQWVADAIAKFLGSCAGTPAN; this is translated from the coding sequence ATGAGTACCTGGTCTGAGCCCCAGCCCGATTCCCGGTTCGTCGAGGTGGACGGACTGCGGATCCACTACAAGCGTGCTGGGCACGGCCCGGCACTCGTGCTGCTGCACGGCAGTGCCTCATCCCTGCAGCACTTCGACCGCGCGACGGATCTACTGTCGGATTCGTTCGATGTCATCCGTCCCGACCTGCCGGCGTTCGGACTGACGGGCCCGCGCAAGAACCGCGACTACCGCATCCCGGCGTACGCCGCGACGGTGGCGGGCTTCATGGAGGCGCTGGGCGTGCCGCGCTACGCGTTGGCCGGCAATTCCCTGGGCGGCAACATCGCCTGGAACGTCGCGCTGGATCATCCAGAGCGGCTGACCGGCCTGGTACTGGTCAATGCCACCGGCTACCCGGAGAAGACGGTGCCCGCGGGGATGCGCCTGACCCGCAACCCGCTGGTGCGGCCCCTGCTGAGGCGGGTGATGCCGCGCGGGGCACTCGAACGCAACCTGCGCGAGGCCGTCGGGCCGCATTCCCAGATCGCGGACGACGCCATGGTGGACCGCGCCTATCAGCTCATGAGCCGCCCCGGTAACCGCTCGGCCTTCGTCGACTTCTGCAACACCGACCAGCCGGACCGCAGCGCGCAGATCCCCCGCATCACGGTGCCCACGCTGGTGCTGCGCAGCGCGAGCATCGACGGCCAGCACTTCACCCGCGACATCCCCGGCGCCCAGGAGCTCGTCCACCCCCACGGCGGACATCTGCTGCCGGAGGAGGAACCGCAGTGGGTCGCGGACGCGATCGCGAAGTTCCTCGGCTCCTGCGCCGGCACCCCCGCGAACTGA
- a CDS encoding TetR/AcrR family transcriptional regulator C-terminal domain-containing protein, whose translation MPRDALHQEQIIQAAIALLDEGGIESLTMRRLGSRLGITAAALYWHIKSRHDLLLLAADTVWGQTPLPALDGLEWRPALLAMADNLRSMLLRHPWLLAAMTIQPLDGPARDRHDEHLLAVCEASGLTRRDAEQAAQSVVTFAIGAALADTPRPYVSFGLQSLLDGVEARLAART comes from the coding sequence ATGCCCCGCGACGCCCTGCACCAGGAGCAGATCATCCAGGCGGCCATCGCCCTTCTGGACGAGGGCGGCATCGAGAGTCTGACCATGCGAAGACTCGGCAGCCGTCTCGGCATCACCGCGGCGGCACTCTACTGGCACATCAAAAGCCGACACGATCTGCTCCTGCTGGCCGCTGACACCGTCTGGGGGCAGACGCCTCTCCCCGCTCTCGACGGCCTCGAATGGCGTCCGGCCCTCCTGGCCATGGCCGACAACCTGCGTTCGATGCTTCTCAGGCACCCCTGGCTGCTGGCCGCCATGACCATCCAGCCTCTTGACGGCCCGGCCAGGGACCGCCATGACGAGCACCTGCTCGCGGTCTGCGAGGCGTCCGGCCTCACCAGGCGGGATGCCGAGCAAGCCGCCCAGAGCGTCGTCACGTTCGCGATCGGCGCCGCCCTCGCAGACACCCCTCGCCCGTATGTGTCCTTCGGACTGCAGTCGCTTCTCGACGGCGTCGAAGCCAGGCTTGCCGCCCGTACCTGA
- a CDS encoding DUF3500 domain-containing protein, with protein sequence MAADREGTVPDALAAGREKAAAAMAHAATAWLNSLSEDQLPLAAYDSPLHPYAEAERLRWFYTPTEHGGLAVRDQNARQQSLAMRLVATGLSIPGYATVTTVMGLENVLDQLEGWRVHWGRQRGRDPGLYWLRIFGRPGDRVWAWRFGGHHISLNNLVVAGRLVSTTPCFIGADPATTELIGGTLRPLQGPEETARQLVRSLDPGQLQSALLHPSAVSDIVSGNRPRVEHGDTMMHMQDLWRGQFADPELDRLVNDIDRRAEAGSGYTENDHARVAITIPPKGISGRDLNNEQRHLLRRLVTLYTGRAPEFLADAYDTHYASDTVLDAVHFGWAGSTDAGEPHYYRVQDPRVLIEYDNTQRYANHAHSVWRDLTSDFGLDVLAEHRAHIAHE encoded by the coding sequence GTGGCCGCTGACCGAGAGGGCACCGTGCCCGACGCCCTGGCAGCCGGACGGGAGAAGGCAGCGGCCGCCATGGCCCATGCTGCCACCGCCTGGCTGAACAGCCTGAGCGAGGACCAACTCCCGCTCGCCGCCTACGACTCCCCGCTCCACCCGTATGCGGAGGCCGAGCGGCTGCGTTGGTTCTACACCCCCACCGAACACGGCGGGCTCGCCGTCCGAGACCAGAACGCCCGCCAACAGAGCCTGGCCATGCGGCTGGTGGCCACCGGACTGTCCATCCCGGGCTACGCCACGGTCACCACCGTGATGGGACTGGAGAACGTCCTGGACCAGCTGGAAGGGTGGCGGGTCCACTGGGGCCGGCAGCGCGGACGGGACCCCGGCCTGTACTGGCTGAGGATCTTCGGCCGCCCCGGCGACCGTGTCTGGGCATGGCGGTTCGGCGGCCACCACATCTCCCTGAACAACCTCGTCGTCGCCGGCCGGCTCGTCTCCACGACCCCCTGCTTCATCGGTGCCGACCCGGCCACGACCGAGCTGATCGGAGGCACCCTGCGGCCCTTGCAAGGCCCTGAGGAGACGGCCCGTCAACTGGTCCGCAGTCTGGACCCGGGCCAACTCCAAAGCGCCCTGCTCCACCCGTCCGCAGTCTCGGACATCGTCTCCGGCAACCGCCCACGCGTCGAACACGGCGACACGATGATGCACATGCAGGACCTGTGGCGCGGCCAGTTCGCCGACCCTGAGCTGGACCGGCTTGTCAACGACATCGACCGCCGGGCGGAAGCGGGCAGCGGGTACACCGAGAACGATCACGCGCGCGTGGCCATCACGATTCCCCCCAAAGGCATCAGCGGTCGCGACCTGAACAACGAGCAGCGGCACCTGTTGCGCCGGCTCGTCACCCTCTACACCGGACGGGCACCCGAGTTCCTCGCAGACGCCTACGACACCCACTACGCCTCTGACACCGTCCTCGACGCGGTGCATTTCGGCTGGGCGGGCAGCACGGACGCCGGGGAACCGCACTACTACCGGGTGCAGGACCCTCGCGTCCTCATCGAGTACGACAACACCCAGCGGTACGCCAACCACGCCCACTCGGTGTGGCGTGACCTGACCTCCGACTTCGGACTGGACGTACTCGCCGAACACCGCGCACACATCGCACACGAGTAG
- a CDS encoding FAD-dependent oxidoreductase, whose product MNSPQAIDVLIIGAGPSGSALAIDLVRRGLDVRIVDRSPHAFDGSRAKGIQPRSLEVLEDLGALDDVLAGGGIYPKLGIHAGPIGVPWKMFPHKEATPDVPYPNTWLIPQFRTDRALHARLSELGREVEFSKELTELTQDEDTVVAKVAGADGVEEIVARYAVGADGGSSVVRKQLDIGFVGTTDEAERVLIVDASVSGLARNRWHMWPGLGGKLIGACPLPHSDMFQWMIRLTPDEKPPQEIGAIIDRIHSHTRNRHIQLHEIHWTSVFRPNIRLAEHYGRGRVFLVGDAAHVHTPAGAQGLNTGMQDGYNLGWKLGQVLAGADPALLGTYEAERQPIAARVLGLSTEKWGGIAKLDPSSMKRGKDEQQLALTYYGGPLAPADGDSSDSSTLHVGDRAPDARLLGADGAETRLFNLFQGPHFTAIAYGPYAARNLELLDWPTTGAQLKRLTVGSAAGDGRAFSDPKNTLQSAYGLTGDTLLLIRPDGYIGHIATRDFLTTTQAAVRAMTPQARSRTMSQQSHTSPGSGATE is encoded by the coding sequence ATGAACAGCCCGCAGGCCATCGACGTACTGATCATCGGTGCCGGCCCCTCGGGCTCCGCCTTGGCGATCGACCTCGTACGCCGCGGACTCGACGTCCGGATCGTCGACAGGTCCCCCCACGCTTTCGACGGCTCGCGCGCCAAGGGCATCCAGCCCCGCAGCCTCGAAGTCCTCGAAGACCTCGGCGCTCTCGACGACGTGCTGGCCGGCGGCGGCATCTATCCCAAGCTCGGGATCCACGCAGGACCCATCGGTGTGCCGTGGAAGATGTTCCCCCACAAAGAGGCAACCCCGGACGTCCCGTACCCGAACACCTGGCTGATCCCGCAGTTCCGCACGGACCGCGCCCTGCACGCCCGGCTCAGTGAGCTCGGCCGCGAGGTCGAGTTCAGCAAGGAACTGACCGAGCTGACGCAGGACGAGGACACGGTGGTCGCCAAGGTGGCGGGCGCGGACGGGGTCGAGGAGATCGTCGCCCGCTATGCCGTGGGGGCCGACGGCGGCTCCAGCGTGGTGCGCAAGCAGCTCGACATCGGTTTCGTCGGGACGACGGACGAGGCCGAGCGCGTGCTGATCGTGGATGCCTCCGTAAGTGGCCTGGCCCGCAACCGGTGGCACATGTGGCCCGGCCTCGGCGGCAAGCTCATCGGCGCCTGCCCGCTCCCCCACAGCGACATGTTCCAGTGGATGATCCGGCTCACGCCCGACGAGAAGCCGCCCCAGGAGATCGGCGCCATCATCGACCGGATCCACTCCCACACCCGCAACCGGCACATCCAGCTGCACGAGATCCACTGGACGTCCGTGTTCCGGCCCAACATCCGTCTTGCGGAGCACTACGGCCGCGGACGTGTCTTCCTCGTCGGCGACGCCGCGCACGTCCACACCCCAGCCGGCGCCCAGGGCCTGAACACCGGTATGCAGGACGGCTACAACCTCGGCTGGAAGCTCGGCCAGGTCCTCGCCGGAGCCGACCCGGCCCTGCTGGGCACCTACGAGGCCGAGCGGCAGCCGATCGCCGCCCGGGTCCTGGGACTGTCCACGGAGAAATGGGGCGGCATCGCCAAGCTCGACCCCTCCAGCATGAAGCGCGGCAAGGACGAGCAGCAGCTCGCCCTGACCTACTACGGTGGCCCGCTCGCCCCCGCCGACGGCGACAGCAGCGACAGCAGCACGCTGCACGTGGGCGACCGCGCCCCGGACGCCCGACTGCTCGGCGCCGACGGCGCCGAGACCCGCCTGTTCAACCTCTTCCAGGGACCGCACTTCACCGCCATCGCCTACGGCCCCTACGCCGCCCGGAACCTCGAACTCCTCGACTGGCCGACGACGGGCGCCCAGCTGAAGCGGCTCACCGTCGGATCGGCCGCGGGCGACGGCCGCGCCTTCTCCGACCCCAAGAACACGCTGCAGAGTGCCTACGGCCTGACCGGCGACACGCTGCTGCTGATCCGTCCCGACGGCTACATCGGGCACATCGCCACTCGGGACTTCCTCACCACCACACAAGCCGCCGTGCGGGCAATGACGCCGCAGGCAAGGAGCCGCACCATGTCCCAGCAGAGCCACACCTCCCCCGGTTCGGGGGCCACTGAATGA
- a CDS encoding LysR family transcriptional regulator, with protein sequence MQLRQLEYFLAVWEAGSFSGAAARLYVTQPSLSQQIGALEKELGAVLLERGRQGVTLTPAGRVFLSRAQNVVRAVQDAQDSVREVVEGRQGDVHVLTVRSVASGILPPSAARWHSTYPSTVLRLHDYSHRRDLEEAMRSGQGDIAVGPRPDPWEGPVVSLGYEEMVVTGSAEYPAGTAADPAELAAADWVLYEQEQGMSEVVDRLAGHLGFTPRAVARTGQVSAALLFTVEGIGVTVTPENAVPLRWSRHARRIGPGYFRELVVFSRKLPTQLAERYRDMLTSLELPLTAERDLPEGAIRF encoded by the coding sequence ATGCAGCTACGTCAGCTGGAGTACTTCCTCGCGGTCTGGGAGGCGGGCTCCTTCAGCGGAGCGGCTGCGCGGCTCTATGTCACGCAGCCTTCGCTCTCCCAGCAGATCGGGGCCCTGGAGAAGGAGCTGGGCGCGGTCCTGCTGGAGCGCGGCCGGCAAGGGGTGACGCTGACTCCCGCGGGCCGTGTCTTTCTGTCCCGAGCACAGAACGTCGTCCGTGCGGTTCAGGACGCCCAGGACTCGGTGCGCGAGGTGGTGGAGGGCCGTCAGGGCGACGTCCACGTCCTGACCGTACGGTCCGTCGCCTCGGGGATCCTGCCGCCGTCCGCGGCGCGCTGGCACTCGACGTACCCCTCCACCGTGCTGAGACTGCACGACTACTCCCACCGCCGGGACCTCGAAGAGGCCATGCGCAGTGGCCAGGGCGACATCGCGGTCGGTCCACGGCCCGACCCGTGGGAGGGGCCCGTCGTCTCCCTGGGATATGAGGAGATGGTGGTGACCGGCTCGGCCGAATACCCGGCGGGGACAGCGGCTGATCCGGCCGAACTGGCCGCTGCCGACTGGGTGCTCTACGAGCAGGAACAGGGCATGAGCGAAGTGGTGGACCGCCTGGCAGGGCACCTCGGGTTCACGCCGCGCGCCGTCGCACGGACGGGCCAAGTCTCCGCAGCGCTCCTGTTCACGGTCGAGGGGATCGGCGTGACGGTGACACCGGAGAACGCGGTGCCGCTGCGCTGGTCGAGGCACGCCCGGCGGATCGGGCCCGGCTATTTCCGGGAGCTGGTGGTGTTCAGCAGAAAGCTCCCCACCCAACTGGCCGAGCGGTACCGGGACATGCTCACCTCTTTGGAGCTGCCGCTCACTGCTGAACGGGATCTGCCCGAAGGGGCAATCCGCTTCTAG
- a CDS encoding amidohydrolase family protein, with protein MSRILLRGAQVITMTPDRPDAEHVDILVDGETIAAVGETIQAPDAEVVDFSGRVLIPGLVNAHLHTWQTALRSVGADWTLMEYLTHLHGECVGHYTPADMHISNLAGALSQINCGTTTLGDWCHNALSPEHADAAVEGLIQAGIRAVFLHGTPYRSPDTPHPLAEIDRLLDGPVRDHALLTLGMALQGPQYSSAETAVADFQAGAERGLVVSMHQSGGEPSPGWEAVRNAGLFSPLTNVVHGADLPDDWIKTLVETGVTFTTTPENELGQGHGTPITGSLLSLGAAPSLGTDIDTAVPGTVLTAARIALAHQRSLDHAHHRQTTGMYANTPSVTSKQALAWATVEGAKALGLADKVGRIEVGMQADLVAVDARALNLWPAHDPVATVLHADIANIEAVMVAGTWRKRDHVLLASGLDDVKDQLRESGERLLRSLGPAGSPG; from the coding sequence ATGAGCCGCATACTGCTGCGCGGGGCGCAAGTCATCACAATGACGCCGGACCGGCCGGACGCCGAGCATGTCGACATCCTCGTCGACGGCGAGACCATCGCCGCCGTCGGCGAAACCATCCAGGCGCCCGACGCCGAGGTCGTCGACTTCTCCGGCCGCGTCCTCATCCCCGGCCTGGTCAACGCCCATCTGCACACCTGGCAGACCGCGCTGCGCTCCGTGGGCGCCGACTGGACGCTGATGGAGTACCTCACCCACCTGCACGGCGAGTGCGTCGGGCACTACACCCCGGCCGACATGCACATCAGCAATCTCGCCGGCGCCCTGAGCCAGATCAACTGCGGTACGACCACACTCGGCGACTGGTGTCACAACGCCCTGTCGCCCGAACACGCCGACGCGGCCGTCGAGGGACTGATCCAGGCCGGGATCCGCGCCGTCTTCCTGCACGGCACGCCCTACCGCTCGCCGGACACACCCCACCCGCTCGCCGAGATCGACCGGCTGCTCGACGGCCCCGTCCGCGACCACGCCCTCCTCACTCTGGGCATGGCACTCCAGGGGCCGCAGTACTCCTCCGCCGAGACCGCGGTGGCCGACTTCCAGGCCGGCGCGGAACGCGGCCTCGTCGTCTCGATGCACCAGAGCGGCGGCGAACCCTCACCCGGCTGGGAAGCCGTGCGCAACGCCGGGCTGTTCAGCCCCCTGACCAACGTCGTGCACGGAGCCGACCTGCCCGACGACTGGATCAAGACGCTCGTCGAGACGGGCGTCACCTTCACCACCACCCCGGAGAACGAACTGGGCCAGGGACACGGCACACCCATCACCGGATCCCTGCTGAGCCTGGGCGCGGCACCCTCCCTGGGCACCGACATCGATACCGCCGTACCCGGCACGGTCCTCACCGCCGCCCGGATCGCTCTGGCCCACCAGCGCAGCCTGGACCACGCCCATCACCGGCAGACGACCGGCATGTACGCCAACACACCGTCTGTCACCAGCAAACAGGCGCTTGCCTGGGCCACGGTCGAAGGAGCGAAGGCACTGGGCCTGGCAGACAAGGTGGGCCGGATCGAGGTGGGCATGCAGGCCGACCTGGTCGCCGTCGACGCCCGGGCGCTCAACCTGTGGCCGGCGCACGACCCGGTCGCCACGGTCCTGCACGCCGACATCGCCAACATCGAAGCCGTGATGGTCGCCGGCACCTGGCGCAAACGCGATCACGTCCTGCTCGCATCCGGCCTCGACGACGTCAAGGACCAGCTACGCGAGTCCGGAGAGCGCCTGCTGCGCAGCCTCGGGCCCGCGGGCTCTCCCGGCTGA
- a CDS encoding zinc-binding dehydrogenase has protein sequence MSLPETMQAAVLGEPGTLAVTTLPVPQVGPEDVLVHVRRASLCGTDLKIRSRHFFKDGGPAAGEFVPGHEYAGVVAAVGSAVDELRVGDRVVTEAHRGCMRCANCLAGAYTDCLNYGLRHTGHRVQGMTVNGGFAEYALNHVATLHRLPDTVDFDAAVVLTTVGTVMHAFDVLDTLLVGSTVAVIGPGPIGLLAVQVARELGARTVALAGTREARLAIGKSFGADLVVNSWEEDAVAAVREATDGIGADIVLECSGAPSAVDDALRMAKRSGKVVLVGFFEEPVQADLNHAVMNGISIQTVRGEGTGSVARAVGLAARGRLRTAELVTHHFGLPDVAEAFDTYAERRGNAIKVMLDISEDPESTGGR, from the coding sequence ATGTCCTTGCCGGAAACCATGCAGGCCGCGGTGCTGGGCGAGCCCGGCACCCTCGCCGTCACGACGCTGCCCGTGCCGCAGGTGGGACCGGAAGACGTTCTGGTACACGTCCGCAGGGCGTCCCTGTGCGGAACGGACTTGAAGATCCGCAGTCGGCACTTCTTCAAGGACGGCGGCCCGGCCGCGGGCGAGTTCGTACCCGGCCACGAGTACGCCGGCGTCGTCGCCGCGGTGGGCAGTGCCGTGGACGAGCTCCGGGTCGGCGACCGGGTGGTGACGGAAGCCCACCGCGGCTGCATGCGCTGCGCCAACTGCCTGGCCGGGGCCTACACGGACTGCCTCAACTACGGCCTGCGGCACACCGGGCACCGCGTGCAGGGGATGACCGTCAACGGGGGCTTCGCGGAGTACGCGCTCAACCACGTGGCGACCCTCCACCGGTTGCCGGACACCGTGGACTTCGACGCCGCAGTCGTCCTCACCACCGTGGGCACCGTGATGCACGCCTTCGACGTGCTAGACACCCTGCTCGTCGGATCCACGGTCGCTGTGATCGGCCCCGGACCGATAGGTCTGCTCGCGGTACAGGTCGCACGTGAACTCGGCGCCAGGACCGTAGCCCTGGCCGGCACGCGGGAAGCCAGGCTCGCCATCGGCAAGTCCTTCGGCGCGGACCTGGTCGTCAACTCCTGGGAGGAGGACGCCGTAGCGGCGGTTCGGGAGGCGACCGACGGGATCGGAGCCGACATCGTCCTGGAGTGCTCTGGCGCCCCGAGTGCGGTGGACGACGCGCTGCGCATGGCCAAGCGGTCCGGGAAGGTCGTCCTCGTCGGCTTCTTCGAAGAGCCCGTACAGGCCGACCTCAACCACGCCGTGATGAACGGCATCTCGATCCAGACGGTCCGCGGCGAGGGCACCGGTTCGGTGGCCCGCGCCGTGGGCCTGGCCGCCCGGGGTCGGCTGCGCACCGCGGAACTGGTCACCCACCATTTCGGGCTGCCCGACGTCGCCGAGGCGTTCGACACCTACGCCGAGCGCCGGGGCAACGCCATCAAGGTCATGCTTGACATCTCCGAGGACCCGGAGTCCACCGGTGGCCGCTGA
- a CDS encoding SDR family oxidoreductase gives MDLGISGKTALVLGGGGGLGGAIAQALAAEGAAVAVADISPQAAESTAEAVADAGGKAVPLEWDLADLGAIDQHITAVEGALGPVDILVNNTGGPPPSPVAGQDPELWLRHFQSMVLSVIAITDRVVPLMRSRGWGRIITSASSGVIAPIPNLGLSNALRGSLLGWSKTLAREVAAEGVTCNVVVPGRIGTQRIKFLDQAKADREGKSVAETSAESVASIPVGRYGEPREYAAAVAFLASVQASYITGSVIRVDGGLIASL, from the coding sequence GTGGATCTGGGAATTTCGGGCAAGACCGCGCTCGTACTGGGCGGAGGTGGGGGTCTCGGCGGCGCGATCGCCCAGGCTCTCGCCGCGGAAGGCGCCGCTGTCGCCGTCGCGGACATCAGCCCACAGGCCGCAGAGAGCACCGCCGAGGCGGTGGCCGACGCGGGCGGGAAAGCCGTGCCCCTGGAATGGGACCTCGCGGACCTGGGCGCGATCGACCAGCACATCACGGCAGTCGAAGGGGCGCTCGGTCCCGTGGACATCCTGGTCAACAACACGGGAGGGCCGCCGCCCTCGCCGGTTGCGGGGCAGGACCCTGAACTCTGGCTGAGGCACTTCCAGTCCATGGTGCTGTCCGTCATCGCGATCACGGACAGGGTCGTGCCGCTGATGCGGAGCCGCGGCTGGGGCAGGATCATCACCAGCGCCAGCTCGGGGGTGATCGCCCCCATCCCCAACCTTGGGCTGTCGAACGCCTTGCGGGGCAGCCTGCTCGGCTGGTCCAAGACGCTGGCCCGGGAAGTCGCGGCCGAGGGTGTCACCTGCAACGTGGTCGTTCCGGGACGGATCGGCACCCAGCGGATCAAGTTCCTCGACCAGGCCAAGGCCGATCGGGAGGGCAAGTCCGTCGCGGAGACGTCCGCCGAGAGCGTCGCGTCGATCCCTGTGGGCCGCTACGGCGAACCGCGGGAATACGCCGCCGCCGTCGCCTTCCTCGCAAGCGTCCAGGCCTCTTACATCACAGGCTCGGTCATTCGCGTCGACGGCGGACTCATCGCCAGCCTCTGA